A region from the Phycisphaerae bacterium genome encodes:
- a CDS encoding iron-sulfur cluster assembly accessory protein — translation MDGERPIVLTAEAAREVRRIAVEQAMKGQTYLRLAVRAGGCGGFTYVVDVTAAVPAAEDCEFESHGIGIVCDPLSRLYLAGTTVGFRDEVVRRGFVFDNPNAGSTCPCGMSFGL, via the coding sequence ATGGATGGGGAACGGCCGATCGTACTGACGGCGGAGGCGGCGAGGGAGGTTCGCCGGATCGCGGTGGAGCAGGCGATGAAAGGTCAGACGTATCTGCGTCTGGCGGTGCGTGCGGGCGGCTGCGGCGGTTTTACATACGTGGTGGACGTGACGGCGGCGGTTCCGGCGGCGGAGGACTGCGAGTTCGAGTCGCACGGGATCGGGATCGTGTGCGATCCGCTCAGCCGTTTATACCTGGCGGGGACGACGGTGGGTTTTCGGGATGAGGTGGTGCGCCGCGGGTTCGTATTCGACAATCCGAACGCGGGCTCGACGTGCCCTTGCGGGATGAG